The DNA sequence GCGTACCAGATTGCGGAATGTCCTCGGGGCCTTCCTCTTTAGCGGTGAAGATGTTGATAAAAAGGTGTCGGTGCTATCGGGAGGAGAACGGGCCCGTTTGGCCTTGGCCGCCCTGCTGTTGCGACCGTTTAACCTATTGGTCCTGGATGAACCTACCAACCACCTTGACATCATCTCCAAGGATGTCCTCAAACAAGCACTCATGGATTATGACGGCACGCTGATTGTCGTTAGCCACGATCGGGAGTTCCTCGCAGGCTTGACCGATCGAACCATTGAATTCCGAGATCACCAACTCTACAATCACTTAGGAGACATTAACTTTTTCCTCGAAAAACGTCAAATGGCCAACATGCGGGAAGTGGAGTTGAGCAAATCTAACAATACAGGACTAGCAGAAGAATCAGCGGAAACCAATAAACAACCAAAGGTAGAATTATCCTACGAAGAACGTAAGAAACTCATCCGTGCCCTTTCCAATGCGGAAAAGAGAGTCGAGCGGCTCGAAGAAGACATTGAAAAGCTGGAGACCCTCATGTCCGATCCTGACTTTTACACTAAAAGTGATGCACAAGAAAAGATAGACCTCCACCAACAAAAGAAAGAGGAACTTATCTTAGCCATGGAGGAATGGGAGGAAGCACAAATGAATATGGACGAAGCGGAAAGTTAATGATTACGAACAGCTTTCACTAGCCTCTTCCTGAAGCGTGCGCATCTTATCCAGTAAGCGATTCAACTCTTCTGCCTCGGAACAGGTCAGGTAACCTTTCTGAAATCTCATTTCATTCTCAAGATCAGCACTAGCTTCTTCCAATAGCTTTAGTCCCTTATCGGTAATACTTACATCTACACGGCGGCGGTCCTCCTTAGAGGTTATCCTCACCACCAAACCTTTAGCGAGTAATTTATCTACCAGGCGACTAGCGTTTGACATCTTATCAATCATCCGCTCCGTAAGTAACTTCACTGTAGCGGGCTCAGGGTGACGCCCCCGCAGTATCCGTAAGATATTGAATTGCTGCCAGGTCAACCCGTAAGGCTTTAATGTGGCTACGCTACGCTGACTTAGCCAGGAAGCAGAAAACAAGATATTGAGATGAGCTTTCTGATGCTCACTGATAAATTTCGTCTGTTGAATGGCCTCCTCTAATTTCATAAATAATAATGGTGGTCGCAAATATTGAGATAAGCAGAAAAGTAACAATAAAATTACGCAAATGTTTATTGGCTACCAAACCTTCGAAAATTATACCTTTGCAGTCCCTAGCCAGTCACTGTATAAATTCCCTGCATTTTATGAAAATTCTTGTTATTGGAGGAGGTAATATGGGCCTTACCTACGCTCAAAGTTTTTTGCGTTCCCATATTACCCAAAAGGAAGATATGATGATTCTGGAGAAGTCTCCAGAAAAAGCAGCACAACTGGCACAATTGAACATTGGTTCTGTTTATGGTGATCCGAAAGATTGCCTGAGCTTGGCAGACTTGATTATTCTCGCGGTGAAACCGCAGGACGCCCCTACCCTGTTCGAAGTTTTACGCCCACTGGTGGAAGAACAACAAGTCTATTTATCCATCATGGCTGGGGTAAAAATAAGTACCATCGCCAATGGGCTACGTGCCAGGAAGATCATCCGCGCGATGCCTAATCTTCCAGCACAAATTGGCATGGGAATGACTGCCTACACCGCTAGTGATGAGGTGACGCGAATTGAACTGGTGATGGTCCAAAACTTGCTCAACACTACTGGAAAAACCATTTATGTAGAACAGGAAAGCGCCATCGATGCCACCACCGCCATCAGTGGTAGCGGCCCAGCTTATGTTTTTTACTTTATGGATGCCATGATGCAAGCGGCACGCGGTATGGGCTTCAATGCATCGGAGGCAGAACTGTTGGTGAGCCAAACCTTTCGCGGAACAGTAGACCTTTACAATAAGAGCAACTTTTCTTGTGAGGAATGGATCGCCAAAGTGAGTTCCAGAGGTGGTACCACCGAAGCAGCCATGCGCACTTACCAAGATAGGCTAGTACACGAAGATATTGTGGCGGGTGCCCAGGCCGCCTTGGCACGAGCAATTGAGCTGGGAGAAAGTTAGGTGCCACTTACTTGATTTTACCTTGTCGTATTTGCCCAATACACCTCAGCTTTTACCAAATCCTCGGGGGTATCTATCCCTAAAGACTTATGTGCTGTCACTCCAATGTAGATGGGATAATCGGCAGCTAGCCAACGTAGTTGTTCTAGTGATTCAGCTTGTTCTAAGGGAGCTGGCGGCAATTTAGTTAGTTCCAACAACACTTCCCTGCGGTAAGCGTAAAGTCCTAAATGTTGAAAATGTGCTCCTTTATTGCCCCAATCTTGGTGATCAACACCACGTAAAAAAGGGATGGAGGCCCTGCTAAAATACAAAGCTCTACCGGTCGGTGTAAACACAGCTTTGACCACATTAGGGTCCGTAATCATCGCTGTTTCTGCGATTGGGTGGGCCAAGGTGGCAATCGCCACTTCAGGTTGTGTAAAAAAGGAGCACAGCTGTTCCAATTGTTCCACCCTGACAAAGGGTTCGTCACCCTGTATATTTACAACCACATCCGTGTCCGTCAAATTCATGGCGACTTCTGCAATGCGGTCCGTACCACTTATGTGGTCAGAACGCGTCATTATGACCTTACCACCGAAACTTTCTACAGCTTGGCGTATGCGCTCATCATCCGTAGCCACCACCACATCAGCAAGTAATTGGCAAGCACTAGCCTGTTCATAAACCCGCTGAATCATTGGCTTTCCACCAATAAGCGCCAGTGGCTTTCCTGGAAATCGAGTTGACGCATAGCGTGCCGGGATAATAGCAGTAAATTTCATAGCGTTAAAATAGTGATTCCCCTTATATTTGCCTAGACTAAGAGAAAACAATATACACCCTATGCGCTTTATACTCGTGTCGGTCTTTTTCCTGCTTGGCTGCGTCCAATTGCAGGCCCAACAAGACAGTGTTCCGTATCTTTCCCGAACCGATACCCTCTTTACTTATTTGCACCCCATGGGAGAAGTGATGTTCACCCATGAAATCAAAGCTAAACAAACCCTTTTTTCACTTGCCAAATTTTATGGACTCACCCTCCAAGAGCTTTATGCTTACAATCCGCACGTAAGTGCTCATTACTCCCCTGGTGACCGCTTAAGTATTCCTCTGCCCCTCAAGGCTATCGTCCGGCAGGTTCCTCCTCCGGCAATGTTGCCAAGTTTGGCCTTGGTTTATTATCGGGTGCAGCGTGGAGAAACGGTATACGGTATCTGCAAACGCACCTTTGAGGTGACTCCCGAATGGCTGATGCAACAAAACCCAGAGCTAGCCAACGGGCTAAAGCCCGGACAACTCTTGCGTATTGGCTGGGTCTCAACACTGGGTATTCCTGCCGAATGGCGAGAAGTACGTGGTGGACCGTATGCACGCCTCAACCACCCCCTCAAATTGGAGTATTTCCGTCGCTCTGCTGATCGTCGTATTACCGAAGAAAGAGGAGCGGCCACCTGGCCCAAAGATCTTGATGACAACTCCGGCTTCTTTTGCCTACACCGTACTGCTCCTGTGAACAGTTTGGTCGAGGTGTACAACCCACTTACGCGGCAAACCATGTACCTTAAGGTAAGCGGCAGACTACCTGAGCGTGTTTATGACCGCAACACAGTAGTAGTTGTATCTCCATTAGCCGCCAAGGCATTAGGCGTGCGAGATGATCGGTTTTATGTGCATTTGAAGCATTATTAGAAACGGATCATAAAAGCTGTTTGGGTTAACCTATTGTAAAGTCTCATACGCATTAAAAATAAATTAATATATAAGCAAGTGAGCGAAGCTTGCTAAAGAAGCTTATTTTTACCTTTGCATACGCAAGAAAAAAGAAGCAACAACTTCCCAAAACTACACATCCTATGAAAAATTTCCTTTTCTTACTCTCCTTCCTATGTTTCTATTCTAACATTTATTCCCAAATATGGGATGGTGATGCTATGGATAATGACTGGAATAACCCAACCAATTGGGACACAGACTTAGTACCAGCAGTTGGTGCGCTTGTTGTATTTCCTCAATCAGTGGACGTTATTAGTACGGGCGCAGTGGCTCCTCCTGCTCAAGTAATAGTCCGTGGTGCTGGAACTATCGTAAAATTCGACTTAGATCTCACTATAGGTAACGGATTTACTGCTGTACATTCTATTCAAATTAACAGTAATGCATCATTGATAATAGGGGCAGGTAGAACCATCAACCTCTTCCCTCCTAACGCTAACAATGCGATAAACAACGGAACTACAACGGTCAATGCTTCAATGACTGTTGAAGCTGGGGCTAACCTCAATATTATCATTGCGAACAGGGGTTTACACCTACAAAGTAGCTCCTTCCTTTTCACCAACAACGGTACCATTTTAATAGCCTCATGTAACAATGACGGAATTAATCTTGGTCCAGGTGCCACTTTCAACAACAATGGCAACCTTACCATTGGCGCAACAAATCGTGAGGGTATCGATAATTCAGGTGTTTTTAACAACGATGGTGACTTAATCATCTCCAGCTCAAATACCAAAGGCATCTACAACAAACCTTCCGGGATTTTTAGTAATAGTGGTGCCATCACTATTACGGACTTATCCGTCCCAGCAACAACTGATGATGGCATCTTCTCCTTAGGAAGTTTTCAAAATGAACTTACTGGAGAAATAATCATTGGTAGCATGTTGGACGACGCTATCGAGGCACAAGGAGGAACCTTCACAAATTCAGGTTCGATAAGCTTGAGTCTTCCTAATTCCACTACAGCTAACCATATAGGATTATCTGTTGGATCGACGACAACCGCAATTGATTTTATCAATGATGGTACAATTGAGGTAGTCAATGGCAGTAATACCATTGGGCGAGCTTTAGCTGTATTTCCTGGCCCTGGTGGTGCTAATCCAGTCACCACATTTACCAATAATGGCATGATTATTCTTAATGATGGAATCCCTAATCAAAGGTTTTTCACACAAGGAGTATCAGTCAATGGCCCTACAGGAACCATCAATACTGGTACAGGAAGAATTAATGTAAATCTAAATACGTTCCAAAACAATGGGTTGATAGTATCGAATTACCCAACCCTACCGGGAGTATTTACTGCACTTACTGGACTTTCCACCAACGATGGCTTCTACCGCACCAATAGCAGTTCGTTTTCTAATGGAACCGCTGCCAATATTACCAACAACGGCATCGATATGAACGACCCGGCCCAAACGACCTTCGACCTTGGAGGAAATTGCACCGTTACCGTGGGTGGTGCTGGGGCTGCTCAGTTATGGAACAACAGTTTGGGTAATCTTGTGGGTGGCCCTGGTCCTAACCTGATGTTCTCGAACGCATTTCCTGATGTAAGTTCTGCCACCATCAGTGCCAGTGTCATTGATGTCACCCTGACCTTGACGAATATTTGCGCTGCAGCTATTCTTCCCATTGAGTTGACTCGCTTCACGGCAACCCCCAAAGAAAAAAGTGTCATGCTAGCATGGGAAACCGCTAGTGAAATCAACAACGATTACATGGCTGTAGAGCGCAGCAGTGATGCCCGCTCTTTTACCGAAATTGGAAAAATAGCTGGTGCTGGTAATAGCAATAGCATCCTTCGCTACCAGCTAGAAGATACAGCTCCACACAATGGCATCAACTACTACCGCTTGCGACAAGTAGACTATGATGGCACCATCAATTACAGCAACATCGTCTCCGCTACTTTTAATGGAAAAACGGGCTTGCCTTCCCTTAACTTATACCCCAATGTGGTAAAATCTGGCGGAAGCATGGAAATAGATCTTACTAATTTCCCTCAACAACCAATGACTTTCCGCATCCTTAACAGCCAAGGACAAATAATGAACAATTTTTCTTTGGTAGGTGGCACGCGACAATCAATTGAAACAGGCAATTTACCAGCGGGTATTTATTTTCTAATAAATACGAATACTGCGACCAAATCTAGTACAAAGTTTGTGGTAACCGACTAAGCTGCTCTGCTTAAATACCCCACGGAAAGGCTTCTTGAGATGTGCTCAGGAAGCCTTTTTTATTAAAACCCACGTGGAAAATTTTACCTTTGCAGCCAAATCCCGCTTTAAGCGCCTTTGGGCGGGATCAAAGCTAAAAAGGATCTAACCAAATGCAATACCAAGAAAACATTCTACACACCATCGGCAACACTCCTTTGGTGAAGATCAACAAAGTAACCGTCGACGTTCCAGCGCTCGTGCTCATGAAAGTGGAGACTTTTAATCCAGGCCACTCTATCAAAGACCGTATGGCACTGAAGATGCTGGAGGATGCTGAGGCTGCGGGCAAAATCAAGCCCGGTGGAACCATCATTGAGTGTACCTCAGGTAATACGGGTATGGGATTAGCGATGGCCGGATGTGTCAAAGGCTACCGCTCAATTTTCACTACCAGTGATAAGCAATCCAAAGAAAAAATTGACCTCCTTAAGGCCCTGGGTGCCGAAGTCATTGTTTGCCCCACCAATGTTACGCCCGAAGACCCCCGCTCCTACTACTCCGTAGCCGAACGCCTAAGTAAGGAAATCCCCAATAGTTACTGGTTCAACCAATACGACAACCTCTCTAATCGTCTCGCTCATTACGAAAGTACGGGCCCGGAAATCTGGAAACAGACCGAAGGGAAAATCACCCACATGATTGTAGGTGTAGGTACGGGTGGCACCATCTCGGGTACTGGTCGCTACCTCAAAGAACAAAACCCCGACATCAAAGTATGGGGCATCGACACCTATGGTTCGGTCTTCAAAAAATACCACGAAACAGGAGAGTTCGATGAAAAAGAAATTTATCCCTACATCACGGAAGGCATTGGTGAAGATATTCTTCCTAAAAATGTCGATTTCAGCATCATCGACCACTTCGAGAAGGTAAGCGATAAAGATGGGGCGGTAATGGCACGACGTTTGGCTAGAGAAGAAGGTTTATTATTAGGCTACTCGGCAGGATCAGCCATGGCTGGTTTGCTACAAATGAAAGACCAACTCACGCCTGAAGATGTGGTAGTTGTCGTTATTCACGACCACGGTAGCCGTTATGTTGGCAAAATATACAATGACGACTGGATGCGGGAACGTGGCTTCCTGGATACCGAATTACGGGTAATGGATTTGATTAAAGGCCGCAAAGCCGAAGACTTCATTGCCGTACAGAAAGACCATACTGTACGTCAGGCTTTCCAAATCATGAAGGATAAAGATATTTCTCAACTACCTGTAATGGAAGGAGAAGAAATCATTGGTGGACTCACAGAAAGCACCGTCCTTTCCTTCTTGCTCGACAACCCGCTGAACAACGGAGAGAAAGCCATCACCGAAATTATGGATGATCCTTTCCCTATCGTACAATGTGAAACACCATTGAGCCAGCTGCGCCCTTACCTCAATAAGCGTATTCCTGCTGTAGTCACCAAGACCCAGGCCGGAACTTGGCAAATTGTGACGCAGTACGATATTTTACAGGCGGTTTAATGGAGCGAGAGGGGTGGAATTTTTACCACATAGCCACATAGTTTTTTCTCTGTGACTATGTGGTGAGATACACCTCTTCCCTATACGATATTGATCATACGGAATTTTTACCACATAGCCACATAGTTTTTTTCTCTGTGACTATGTGGTGAGATACACCTCTACCCTACTACAATATTGATCATGCGGCCAGGCACGACGATGATCTTACGTATGGTCTTTCCTTCCAGGTATTTCTGAATATCTTCCAAATTGGGTGCAGCGGCTTCCAGGTCAGCCTTGGTCGCATCAGCAGGAAAATCAACCGTAGCACGGGTTTTGCCATTGATAGCGATTGGGTAGGTGATATTTTCCTCCACCAACCACTTTTCTTCCAGTGCTGGCCACGCGGCGTGGTGTACACTGGTTGTGTGTCCCAGCTTTTCCCACAGTTCTTCACACATGTGCACAGCAAACGGGGCCATCAACACCAGCAGTGGCTCCAAGATGGCGCGCTTGTGACACTTGGCTTTGCCCAATTCGTTGGTCGCTACCATAAAAGCACTCACACAGGTATTGAAGGAGAAACGCTCTACATCTTCCGTCACTTTTTTGATGGCGGTGTGCAGGCTTTTCAATTCCTCCTTGGTCGGTTGTTCTTCGCTGACCACCCATTGCTCGTCTTGATAAAACAAGCGCCAGAAGTTGTTCAAGAAACGGCTGGTACCGCTGATACTATTGGTATTCCAAGGTTTAGCTTGCTCAACCGGGCCGAGGAACATCTCAAACATCCGGAAACAATCGGCACCGTATTTTGCCACCACATCATCAGGATTGACGACATTAAAATAACGCTTCGACATCTTGCCCACCTCTGACTTGGTCACCAGCTGACCAGCTTCATTGGTAACAAAAGTTGCGTGCGCATAATCGGGGCGCCATTCGACAAATTGCTTGATCCCTTCCTTATTTAAGTAAGATTCTTCGCGGCCATATTCGCTAACAAAATCAACGTGAACCGGAATTTGAGCAAACTCAGCATCGGGATACTCGCCCAATTTATCCGCAGATACGAATACCCGGCTGTTGTCTCCTTCGTCCGCCTTCACCAGGTAGATGTATTCGATCACGCCCTGGATCATTCCCTGGTTGATCAATTTGGTAGCGTACTCTTTTTGTGGCACGAGCCCCAAATCAAATAAGAAATGGTTCCAAAAACGGCTGTACAACAAGTGCCCTACAGCGTGCTCTGATCCACCAACGTAAAGGTCTACACCTTGCCAGTAATCGACTGCTTCTTTTCCTACGAAAGCTGAGTCGTTATGAGGATCCATATAACGATACCAGTACCACGAAGACCCAGCCCAACCGGGCATAGTGCTCAATTCGTAATCGTATTTACCCTGGTACTTCCAGTTTTCCGCCCGCCCTAATGGGGGTTCGCCCGTTTCTGTGGGCAAGTACTTATCAACATCGGGCAATACCAGTGGCAAATCTTCTTCTGCCACCAGGTAAGGCACATCATCCTTCCAGTAAGCAGGAACGGGCTCTCCCCAGTAGCGTTGGCGACTAAATACCGCATTGCGCAAACGGTATTGTACTTTTCCTTTGCCCAAGCCCTTTTCTTCCAGCCAGGCAATCAGTTTTTGTGTGGCTTCTTCGTAGCCCAGGCCATTGATCATGCCGGAGTTGATGTACTTTCCTTCTTTGGTGGCATCTGCTTCGGTCTCCAGATTTTGCTGAGCATCCAGAATAGGGATGATTGGCAAATCGAAATGGGTAGCAAAGTTCCAGTCACGCTGATCACCAGAGGGTACGGCCATTACGGCACCCGTACCATAACCCGCCAACACATAATCAGCAATATAAATAGGAATGGGTTGCTCATTGAAGGGATTGATACAGTAAGCCCCCGTAAAAGCTCCCGTCACTTTCTTTACTTCGGCCATACGCTCTACCTCTGAGCGAGAGGCCGCCCAAGTGCGATATTCATCCACCTTGGCGCGTTCAGCGTCGGTCGTGATTTGATCGACTAAATCGTGCTCGGGTGCCAATACCATAAAGGTGGCTCCATAGATGGTATCTACCCGCGTGGTAAACACTTCGATCTTGGTGGCAGCATCTTCGGCCAACGAAAACTTAACACTCGCTCCTACCGATCGTCCAATCCAGTTGCGTTGCTGTTCCTTCAAACTATAAGGCCAGTCGATATCCTCCAAGCCATCCAATAGGCGATCTGCATAAGCAGTAATGCGCATGCTCCACTGTGCCATCAGCTTCCGCTCTACGGGATAGCCACCGCGTTCACTGACGCCGTCTTTTACTTCGTCATTCGACAACACCGTACCCATTGCAGGACACCAGTTGACGTAGCTCTCTTCGGGGAAAGTCAGGCGGTAATTCAACAAGAACAGCTGCTGCTCCCGCTCATTCATGGCGTTCCAATCCGCAGCAGTAATGATGGGTGTATTTTCTTCGCAAGCCGCATTGATCTTGGCATTACCTGCCGAAGCCAAACGGACGACCAGCTCTTCAATCGGTTTGGCACACCCTTCCGTCTGATCAAAATAATGTTTGAATAACTGCTGGAAAATCCATTGCGTCCAGCGATAATATTCCGGACTGCTGGTACGTACCTCACGGCTCCAATCAAAAGAAAAACCCAGGTTTTCCAACTGCTGACGGTAGCGGTCTATGTTTTCCGAAGTCGCAACAGATGGGTGAATGCCCGTTTGGATAGCATACTGCTCCGCAGGTAAACCAAAAGAATCATAGCCCATTGGGTGCAGCACATTGAACCCCTGCAGCCGCTTGTAGCGTGCATAGATATCCGAGGCGATGTATCCGAGTGGGTGCCCCACGTGCAGTCCTGCTCCTGAAGGATAAGGAAACATATCTAAAACATAATACTTTGGTCGGTCACTGTCGTTGGTAACGTGATAAGTGCCCTGGTCTTCCCAGCGCTGCCGCCATTTCTGCTCAATGTCACGAGCTTGATAATCCATTGGTTAATGCTTCTGGTTGAAAGAAAACAAAGCCTGATCCAGGCCATTAGTTCCCGAACCAAGCCGGGAAATAGGCTGCGAAGATAAACGATTCCAGAAAATTATCCTTATTCCTTTATCGACAAGCAGGTATCGTGCATTATGTTTGGCGCCTCAAGCAGCAATACAGCTGACAAAAGCGTTAAAACTTTGCTAAAATGGACTAAATCATCCAAAAAAGGACGTTTTTAGTTTAATTTTAATTTTTATTGCTGAAAAGCTCCTTTAGAAATGCGCCCCGGTTATTAAAACCAAATTCGTTTCGGAGCAACACTACCCATTGTATTACGCCTCTACTGACACCCGAAAAACCGGCAGAAATTAATTTATTACAATTGACCATTTGTGCAAACGTGCAAATGGTTCTTTTTTTAGTGAAAGATTTTACCTTAATTTCACCCCTGCAAAACCTAAGCTATGAGAACTTTTATCTGCTGTTGTTCCCTTGCATTGCTCTTTAGTGCCTGTATCCAGGAACGCCAGACCATCCCCGCAGAAGTGATTGGCCTGGCTCCCATTTATGCCAGCGACGACTGGCAGCATATCGAAATCCTGGCTCCTCAGAGTATCGATAACTTGGGGAAAATTTACTACAAAGCTCCCTTTATCTATGCTACCGAGCGCGGTCGTGGCATTCACATTTTTGACAATAGTAATCCCGCGCAACCTAAGAACGAAGCCTTCCTGCAAATAGCAGGCAACTCCGACCTCGCTATTCGCAATCAAATACTCTACGCCAACAATGTCAATGACCTGGTCGCTATCGACATCAGTGATCTTTCCGACTTGAAAATTGTCGAACGCCTGGCCAATGTTTACCAGGTCACTGGGAGCGACTTTCCCGAAGGGTACCTGGGATATTTTGAATGTGTTGATCCCAATTTGGGGCAGGTCGTTGGATGGTACGAAACGACCTTGCGCGAGCCAGAATGCTGGCGGGAATAAGCTTTAGAGCGTACTTGGACTGCTTCGCGCCCTCAGGGTAAAGGGTAGAGAGATAGTAAACAATTGGGCATCAATCCCCCAATCAACCATAAAAGTTGCTATGAAAAATTTACTTTGCTTTTTCTTGTGCTTTGGCCTCTTGGCCTGTTCTCAGGATGCTGCTACCCCACTGAGTAGTAGCAATACCGGGCAGGGCGGATCACTGGCTCGTTTCACGGTAGTGGGTGATTTCCTTTACACCCTGGAGGTGAATACGCTCAAATGGTTCAAGACCGAAGAAAACGGCAGCCTCACCCCCAAGGGAGAAGTAAGTTTGAATGAAGGGCAAGAAACCATTTTCCCCCTGGATGGCTTATTGTTTCTCGGCTCCACTGCGGGCCTTAGTATTTTCGAAATCAGCAGTACTGGAGAACCCGTATTTCACTCTCAAGTGGAGCATGTAGTAGGCTGTGACCCTGTGGTAGCCAATGAGGAGTTCGCTTTCGTAACGCTACGTATTCAAAGTTGTGCAGGATTATTTCGGCCCTTGGTGACAGAAGATGTACTGAATATTTACAATGTTGAGGATATTATGAACCCCACCCCCGTCGCAAGCTACCCCATGAATGATCCGCGCGGCCTTGGTTTGGCGGGCGACCTGCTGTTTCTCTGTGAGGGTGCTAACGGATTAAAAGTATTGGATGTCAGCGACGTACAGCAAGTCAACACTATCAGCCAACTGACCAATATTCATGCCAATGATGTGATTGTTTTAAATGACAAACTACTCGTGATTGGGCCAGAAGCCATTTTACAATATGACTATGCTGATCCTGTAAACCTTCAATTGGTATCTACCATCAATTTGTAAAAATATTAGATTTTTTGATTATATTTAACCTGAATTTTAAAGCGCTCAAAAATGAAAAATCTCCCTACACTCCTACTCTTGCTATCTGTCTTGACTACACTTAGTGCACAAGTTGACCTGGAAACCGGGTTGGTCGCCTACTATGATTTTGCCGATCATCTTAATGACCTATCCTCTTTTCAAAACAACGCCTATTTAAATCTTGGTACTACTTTCGTTAATGACATGAACGATACGCCTAATGAAGCCATCTATTTTGATGGTTCAGGTACCGGTTCCTACGTAGCAATTGAGAATGCTTCACAACTTAATTTCAATCCAGGAGAAGCTTTTAGTATTAGCCTCTGGCTTAAAGTGCCACCTACCCAGAACAGCACCGAAGGTGCCATTAACGATATCATTAGCAAGTGGTCAAATAGCGGCAACCAACCTTATTCCTATACCCTAAGAATTTACAATCAAACAGAACCTGAGAGAAACGGTCTTGTTTCAGCAGCAATTTTTGAAAGCTACGCTGCTACTTGCCCCGTCAATGCACTAGGTATTTTAGGCGTAACCCCGATTAATGACGACAACTGGCACCACGTTGTCTTTATGCGTACAGAAGACCGTATGCTACGCCTCTTTGTTGATTGTAATCTGGAGGCAGAAACCCAAGACAATACCACTTGTAACCTTTCCAACAGCATGGATTTAACGCTGGGCATTCGGCATCTTGCCAACACTTATCGACGGCCTTTTACCGGTAGTATTGATGAATTACGCTTCTACAACCGATCTCTGACCGAGGAAGAATGCTCCGTACTGGCAGGAAAAACCCTCTCCCAAGAAGAACAAGAAGAAAGTAACGCCAA is a window from the Lewinella sp. LCG006 genome containing:
- a CDS encoding MarR family winged helix-turn-helix transcriptional regulator gives rise to the protein MKLEEAIQQTKFISEHQKAHLNILFSASWLSQRSVATLKPYGLTWQQFNILRILRGRHPEPATVKLLTERMIDKMSNASRLVDKLLAKGLVVRITSKEDRRRVDVSITDKGLKLLEEASADLENEMRFQKGYLTCSEAEELNRLLDKMRTLQEEASESCS
- the proC gene encoding pyrroline-5-carboxylate reductase, which encodes MVVANIEISRKVTIKLRKCLLATKPSKIIPLQSLASHCINSLHFMKILVIGGGNMGLTYAQSFLRSHITQKEDMMILEKSPEKAAQLAQLNIGSVYGDPKDCLSLADLIILAVKPQDAPTLFEVLRPLVEEQQVYLSIMAGVKISTIANGLRARKIIRAMPNLPAQIGMGMTAYTASDEVTRIELVMVQNLLNTTGKTIYVEQESAIDATTAISGSGPAYVFYFMDAMMQAARGMGFNASEAELLVSQTFRGTVDLYNKSNFSCEEWIAKVSSRGGTTEAAMRTYQDRLVHEDIVAGAQAALARAIELGES
- the kdsB gene encoding 3-deoxy-manno-octulosonate cytidylyltransferase, which produces MKFTAIIPARYASTRFPGKPLALIGGKPMIQRVYEQASACQLLADVVVATDDERIRQAVESFGGKVIMTRSDHISGTDRIAEVAMNLTDTDVVVNIQGDEPFVRVEQLEQLCSFFTQPEVAIATLAHPIAETAMITDPNVVKAVFTPTGRALYFSRASIPFLRGVDHQDWGNKGAHFQHLGLYAYRREVLLELTKLPPAPLEQAESLEQLRWLAADYPIYIGVTAHKSLGIDTPEDLVKAEVYWANTTR
- a CDS encoding LysM peptidoglycan-binding domain-containing protein yields the protein MRFILVSVFFLLGCVQLQAQQDSVPYLSRTDTLFTYLHPMGEVMFTHEIKAKQTLFSLAKFYGLTLQELYAYNPHVSAHYSPGDRLSIPLPLKAIVRQVPPPAMLPSLALVYYRVQRGETVYGICKRTFEVTPEWLMQQNPELANGLKPGQLLRIGWVSTLGIPAEWREVRGGPYARLNHPLKLEYFRRSADRRITEERGAATWPKDLDDNSGFFCLHRTAPVNSLVEVYNPLTRQTMYLKVSGRLPERVYDRNTVVVVSPLAAKALGVRDDRFYVHLKHY
- a CDS encoding T9SS type A sorting domain-containing protein, which produces MKNFLFLLSFLCFYSNIYSQIWDGDAMDNDWNNPTNWDTDLVPAVGALVVFPQSVDVISTGAVAPPAQVIVRGAGTIVKFDLDLTIGNGFTAVHSIQINSNASLIIGAGRTINLFPPNANNAINNGTTTVNASMTVEAGANLNIIIANRGLHLQSSSFLFTNNGTILIASCNNDGINLGPGATFNNNGNLTIGATNREGIDNSGVFNNDGDLIISSSNTKGIYNKPSGIFSNSGAITITDLSVPATTDDGIFSLGSFQNELTGEIIIGSMLDDAIEAQGGTFTNSGSISLSLPNSTTANHIGLSVGSTTTAIDFINDGTIEVVNGSNTIGRALAVFPGPGGANPVTTFTNNGMIILNDGIPNQRFFTQGVSVNGPTGTINTGTGRINVNLNTFQNNGLIVSNYPTLPGVFTALTGLSTNDGFYRTNSSSFSNGTAANITNNGIDMNDPAQTTFDLGGNCTVTVGGAGAAQLWNNSLGNLVGGPGPNLMFSNAFPDVSSATISASVIDVTLTLTNICAAAILPIELTRFTATPKEKSVMLAWETASEINNDYMAVERSSDARSFTEIGKIAGAGNSNSILRYQLEDTAPHNGINYYRLRQVDYDGTINYSNIVSATFNGKTGLPSLNLYPNVVKSGGSMEIDLTNFPQQPMTFRILNSQGQIMNNFSLVGGTRQSIETGNLPAGIYFLINTNTATKSSTKFVVTD
- a CDS encoding pyridoxal-phosphate dependent enzyme produces the protein MQYQENILHTIGNTPLVKINKVTVDVPALVLMKVETFNPGHSIKDRMALKMLEDAEAAGKIKPGGTIIECTSGNTGMGLAMAGCVKGYRSIFTTSDKQSKEKIDLLKALGAEVIVCPTNVTPEDPRSYYSVAERLSKEIPNSYWFNQYDNLSNRLAHYESTGPEIWKQTEGKITHMIVGVGTGGTISGTGRYLKEQNPDIKVWGIDTYGSVFKKYHETGEFDEKEIYPYITEGIGEDILPKNVDFSIIDHFEKVSDKDGAVMARRLAREEGLLLGYSAGSAMAGLLQMKDQLTPEDVVVVVIHDHGSRYVGKIYNDDWMRERGFLDTELRVMDLIKGRKAEDFIAVQKDHTVRQAFQIMKDKDISQLPVMEGEEIIGGLTESTVLSFLLDNPLNNGEKAITEIMDDPFPIVQCETPLSQLRPYLNKRIPAVVTKTQAGTWQIVTQYDILQAV